Proteins from a genomic interval of Rubinisphaera italica:
- a CDS encoding aldehyde dehydrogenase family protein produces MSVSTKVEVLPEVAAFLDQSPFAGFVGGREFPAASGELIATIDPGSGEKIAEIHDLDAAEIDKAVDIANEAFPAWSGLSQKERSSILRKLADAVEERKPILAQIEALDAGKIEAQAAGDIQNFVDTLRYFVGLADEVQLRTTLDVPGHDAWTFKQPWGACAFIFPWNFPFLLIGWGISPALAAGNTVIIKPAEDTSLSAIYLAHLAKEVGVPDGVINVVTGRGATAGSALTNNSKIKRMSFTGSPEVGQLVGEACGRNLVPVKLELGGKGAAVVFDDVDVKSTAEALVGAITFHTGQVCCDATRWLIHQDIYDEFVGYCKDLMQDIKIGHPLDPESQMGPVVNPKQHERVLGYQTKGKAGGAECLCGGGPAEVEGYEGNYVKPTLLAGSLDNVAAREEIFGPVAYLSTFKTEEEAIAKANDTDYGLANSVWTKDDDRANRVAEAMTAGNSWINAHNVFAHGVPYGGVNKSGMGGGVLSIETLMDYYRSTSVVRPL; encoded by the coding sequence ATGAGCGTTTCCACCAAAGTTGAAGTACTTCCCGAAGTTGCAGCATTTCTGGATCAAAGTCCGTTTGCGGGTTTCGTTGGCGGCCGCGAATTTCCGGCTGCATCTGGAGAATTGATTGCCACAATCGATCCCGGTTCTGGAGAAAAAATCGCAGAGATCCATGATCTGGATGCAGCGGAGATCGATAAAGCCGTCGATATTGCCAATGAAGCCTTCCCGGCCTGGTCAGGGTTATCTCAGAAAGAGCGGAGCAGTATTCTGCGAAAACTGGCTGATGCGGTTGAAGAAAGAAAACCAATCCTGGCACAAATTGAAGCCTTGGATGCTGGCAAAATTGAAGCTCAGGCTGCTGGTGATATCCAGAACTTTGTGGATACCCTCCGCTACTTTGTCGGACTAGCCGATGAGGTTCAATTGCGAACAACACTGGATGTTCCGGGCCACGATGCCTGGACCTTCAAACAACCCTGGGGAGCGTGTGCGTTTATCTTCCCCTGGAACTTTCCATTTCTGCTCATCGGCTGGGGAATTTCGCCTGCTCTGGCAGCAGGAAATACGGTCATCATTAAGCCCGCGGAAGATACTTCGCTCTCCGCAATCTACCTGGCTCATCTTGCTAAAGAAGTGGGTGTGCCCGATGGTGTGATTAATGTCGTCACCGGACGTGGTGCGACGGCTGGTTCTGCACTGACGAACAATTCGAAAATTAAACGGATGTCCTTCACAGGTTCGCCCGAAGTTGGACAACTGGTTGGAGAGGCCTGCGGGCGCAATCTGGTTCCGGTCAAACTGGAACTGGGAGGCAAAGGAGCGGCGGTTGTATTTGATGATGTCGACGTGAAGTCAACGGCAGAAGCTCTTGTCGGTGCCATCACCTTCCACACCGGTCAGGTCTGTTGCGATGCTACCCGCTGGTTGATTCATCAGGACATTTACGATGAATTTGTCGGGTACTGCAAGGATCTCATGCAGGACATTAAAATCGGACATCCACTCGATCCCGAGAGTCAAATGGGGCCAGTTGTTAATCCAAAGCAACACGAACGCGTGCTCGGATATCAGACCAAGGGAAAAGCAGGCGGAGCGGAATGCCTCTGCGGCGGCGGTCCTGCTGAGGTGGAAGGATACGAGGGCAATTATGTCAAACCGACATTGCTGGCAGGTTCTCTCGACAATGTCGCAGCCCGTGAAGAAATCTTCGGGCCGGTTGCTTATCTCTCGACATTCAAAACCGAAGAGGAAGCGATCGCAAAGGCCAACGATACCGATTACGGTCTAGCCAACAGTGTCTGGACTAAAGATGACGATCGCGCCAACAGAGTCGCTGAAGCGATGACAGCTGGAAACAGTTGGATCAACGCACACAACGTGTTTGCCCATGGCGTCCCTTATGGTGGAGTCAACAAGAGTGGAATGGGGGGTGGCGTGCTCTCCATCGAAACACTGATGGACTACTACCGTAGTACTTCAGTTGTTAGACCACTCTAA
- a CDS encoding HpcH/HpaI aldolase family protein: MKTNPVKRALKEGKPQVGTWLSLESIFATRFMARVGFPWLTVDIEHSPVSWETAAHMFAAIADAGCVPLARVPRGDHDHIKRVLDAGAMGIVVPMVNTVEQAKAAIAAAKYPPVGDRSVGGAIHALNFNAAAGDYFKHANDEILVVLQTESPEGVENAEEIYSLPGVDAIFVGPNDLKFQMRNFTEDGSDPTPEEFEAMLQRVLAAGKKTGTPVGIHTMTVEDCQRRIDQGWQFLAMASELKMMVNEASRVVKELGLAAESDLAKY; the protein is encoded by the coding sequence GTGAAGACAAACCCAGTAAAGCGTGCGTTAAAAGAAGGCAAACCTCAAGTTGGAACGTGGTTGTCTCTGGAAAGTATTTTTGCGACCCGCTTCATGGCGCGTGTTGGCTTTCCGTGGTTAACCGTTGATATTGAGCATTCGCCGGTAAGTTGGGAGACGGCTGCCCACATGTTTGCCGCCATCGCCGATGCAGGTTGCGTTCCGCTGGCCCGTGTCCCACGCGGCGATCACGATCATATCAAACGTGTTCTCGATGCCGGTGCGATGGGAATTGTCGTGCCGATGGTCAATACGGTCGAACAGGCCAAAGCTGCAATTGCTGCTGCCAAGTATCCCCCGGTGGGAGATCGTTCTGTGGGCGGAGCAATTCATGCGCTGAATTTCAATGCTGCTGCAGGCGACTATTTCAAACATGCTAACGATGAAATCCTCGTTGTTTTACAGACTGAATCGCCGGAAGGAGTCGAAAATGCGGAGGAGATTTATTCGCTCCCCGGAGTCGATGCAATTTTTGTCGGGCCGAACGATCTGAAATTTCAGATGCGGAATTTCACGGAAGATGGCAGCGATCCAACTCCCGAAGAGTTCGAAGCGATGCTGCAGCGGGTTCTTGCCGCAGGTAAGAAAACGGGAACACCCGTCGGAATTCATACGATGACTGTCGAAGATTGCCAGCGGCGAATCGACCAGGGCTGGCAGTTCCTCGCAATGGCCAGTGAACTCAAAATGATGGTTAATGAGGCCAGCCGAGTTGTTAAAGAACTGGGATTAGCCGCTGAATCGGATTTGGCGAAGTATTAA